One part of the Sorangiineae bacterium MSr11954 genome encodes these proteins:
- a CDS encoding TonB-dependent receptor, with protein MTSPALQGEQIVTTDASGTYRIPSLPPGVYTLHLDKEGYRAYQRDQIQMRADATIRLDADILPEGLKAAEVVVVAHAPTVDIGSSTTGSNVNSDFTSRIPVTNPGAHGGAQRTFESVAESTPGANADQYGTSVNGATSPENSYIIDGLRTNSAKYGINGSPLSIEFIKEVNVLSGGYMPEYGRSTGGILNVVTKSGSNEYHGSVWANWTPGALEGSRKYPYFLGTAVQTRRNLGNIYDVGFDQSGPIVKDRLWYYVGFGVSRAIYDLDRTIWQSAPGTNGLPDYNVQGTEVPGSLQKFKAVQTSYQFVGKLDLRINQDNKLALTFTATPTTAGGGGDYAVSPTTGLVENATTSEFNLTGAYGALARTYRSGAFDTVIKWTSEFDNKSKILDTTFGWHHELGGRLSADGFNVGSGLGLSGLPQVRYRRSPNLHGVEEFESVPSGSCTPVKDPSDPTGRKTLTTCPLQTYSGGGPDFLDQQVFDVYSGKSILTVLAQAAGHHVIKAGVELELLSSWWSRGYGGGVTWRENGSGSRFDRYRGYGYAQSPDEGIGITRLVTRTHSFNVGGFIQDSWQVMDKVTLNVGVRYDNQFMFGSDGKLRMSLVNQLSPRVGVIFDPTQSGRSKLFFNYARFYESVPLDHLDRQTGEGRLMGAVAPARCNPLDVAQATTVCNADAAQLTGKARGGAAPIEGVPERKYQGTGGGKSIIDPDLSPQSQSEIVAGGEYEIVKNGRFGLSYTRRWMNNIVEDMSNDEGTTYFIGNPGKGIAKGFPEASRNYDAGTAYFMKTFADQWLAQVSYTLSWLRGNSAGLYDPTTGQLDPNINSTFDLKSLLVNQTGDLPGDRRHQIKVYAAKDINVTKESVVQVGASVNVRSGSPTNFLGSHLIYGSDTIYLLPRGTGDRLPWNGNVGTHVGYNVKFENGMTLGLTMDIFNLLNFQTELSRDNRYTAVDVLPIANGSRADLDQPGAIRRQDGSAFEPSQKNPNFGNANNYQEPRQFRFGIRGSF; from the coding sequence GTGACTTCGCCCGCCCTTCAGGGTGAGCAGATCGTCACCACGGACGCTTCTGGAACATACCGCATCCCGTCATTGCCGCCAGGCGTCTATACGCTGCACCTCGACAAAGAAGGATACCGCGCATACCAGCGCGATCAGATCCAGATGCGCGCGGATGCGACCATCCGCCTCGACGCCGACATCCTCCCCGAAGGTTTGAAGGCCGCGGAGGTCGTCGTCGTCGCCCACGCGCCCACGGTCGACATCGGATCGAGCACCACGGGCTCCAACGTGAACAGCGACTTTACGTCGCGCATCCCCGTCACGAACCCCGGTGCGCACGGTGGTGCGCAGCGCACGTTCGAGTCGGTGGCGGAGTCCACCCCGGGCGCCAACGCAGACCAGTACGGCACGTCGGTCAACGGCGCCACGTCCCCCGAGAACTCGTACATCATCGACGGCCTTCGAACGAACAGCGCCAAGTACGGCATCAACGGCTCGCCGCTCTCGATCGAGTTCATCAAAGAGGTGAACGTCCTCTCCGGCGGTTACATGCCCGAGTACGGACGCTCGACGGGCGGCATCCTCAATGTCGTGACCAAGTCGGGCTCCAACGAGTACCACGGGTCGGTGTGGGCCAACTGGACCCCGGGCGCCCTCGAAGGCAGCCGAAAATACCCGTACTTCCTGGGCACGGCCGTCCAGACGCGCCGCAACCTGGGCAACATTTACGACGTGGGCTTCGATCAGAGCGGCCCGATCGTCAAAGACCGACTTTGGTACTACGTCGGCTTCGGCGTCTCGCGCGCCATCTACGATTTGGATCGCACGATCTGGCAGAGCGCCCCCGGCACCAACGGCTTGCCGGACTACAACGTGCAAGGGACGGAGGTCCCGGGGAGCCTTCAAAAATTCAAGGCGGTCCAGACCTCGTATCAGTTCGTCGGCAAGCTCGATTTGCGCATCAATCAGGACAACAAGCTCGCCTTGACCTTCACGGCCACCCCGACCACGGCGGGCGGTGGCGGCGATTATGCGGTGAGCCCCACCACCGGCCTCGTCGAGAACGCCACCACGTCCGAGTTCAACCTCACGGGCGCGTATGGTGCGCTCGCCCGCACGTATCGCTCGGGCGCGTTCGACACCGTGATCAAATGGACCTCGGAGTTCGACAACAAGTCGAAGATCCTCGATACGACCTTTGGCTGGCACCACGAGCTCGGCGGCCGCCTCTCGGCCGACGGCTTCAATGTCGGCAGCGGCTTGGGGCTCTCGGGGCTCCCGCAAGTTCGCTACCGCCGGAGCCCCAATCTGCACGGGGTCGAAGAGTTCGAGAGCGTTCCGTCGGGATCGTGCACCCCGGTCAAGGATCCCTCCGATCCAACCGGCAGAAAGACGCTGACCACCTGCCCGCTCCAGACCTACAGCGGCGGCGGCCCCGATTTTCTCGATCAGCAGGTGTTCGACGTCTACTCGGGCAAGAGCATCCTCACCGTCCTCGCGCAGGCGGCGGGGCACCATGTCATCAAAGCAGGCGTCGAGCTCGAGCTGCTCTCGTCCTGGTGGAGCCGCGGCTACGGCGGTGGCGTGACATGGCGCGAGAACGGCAGCGGCAGCCGGTTCGACCGTTATCGCGGTTACGGCTATGCGCAGTCGCCGGACGAGGGAATCGGCATTACGCGCCTCGTCACCAGGACGCACTCCTTCAACGTCGGTGGGTTCATCCAGGACAGCTGGCAGGTCATGGATAAGGTGACCCTGAACGTCGGCGTGCGTTACGACAATCAGTTCATGTTCGGCAGCGACGGGAAACTGCGCATGTCGCTGGTGAACCAACTTTCGCCGCGCGTCGGTGTCATTTTCGATCCCACCCAGAGCGGTCGTTCCAAGCTGTTCTTCAACTACGCGCGCTTCTACGAGAGCGTCCCGCTGGACCATTTGGATCGGCAGACGGGCGAGGGCCGGCTGATGGGCGCCGTGGCCCCGGCCCGATGCAACCCGCTGGACGTCGCGCAAGCGACCACCGTTTGCAACGCCGACGCAGCGCAGCTCACGGGGAAGGCCCGGGGCGGCGCCGCGCCAATCGAAGGCGTACCGGAGCGGAAGTACCAGGGTACCGGCGGCGGAAAGTCGATCATCGATCCGGATCTGAGCCCGCAGTCGCAGAGCGAGATCGTGGCCGGCGGCGAGTACGAGATCGTGAAGAACGGTCGTTTTGGCTTGTCCTACACGCGACGATGGATGAACAACATCGTCGAGGACATGAGCAACGACGAGGGGACCACGTACTTCATCGGCAACCCGGGCAAGGGGATCGCCAAGGGATTTCCGGAGGCCTCGCGGAACTACGACGCGGGCACCGCGTACTTCATGAAGACCTTCGCGGACCAGTGGCTCGCCCAGGTCAGCTACACGTTGTCCTGGCTGCGCGGCAACAGCGCGGGGCTCTACGATCCCACCACCGGTCAGCTCGACCCGAACATCAACTCCACGTTCGACCTGAAATCCCTGTTGGTCAACCAGACGGGCGATCTTCCGGGCGACCGTCGGCATCAGATCAAGGTTTACGCTGCCAAAGACATCAACGTGACCAAGGAGTCCGTGGTTCAAGTTGGTGCATCGGTGAACGTTCGTTCCGGTTCCCCTACCAACTTCTTGGGGAGTCACCTAATCTACGGAAGCGATACCATCTACCTGCTCCCCCGCGGCACCGGCGACCGGTTACCGTGGAACGGGAACGTGGGAACCCACGTCGGTTACAACGTCAAGTTCGAGAACGGGATGACCCTGGGACTTACCATGGACATCTTCAATCTCTTGAACTTCCAAACCGAACTGAGTAGGGACAATCGTTACACTGCCGTCGATGTCTTGCCCATCGCCAACGGGAGTCGAGCCGACCTCGATCAACCGGGTGCCATCCGGCGCCAAGACGGCAGCGCATTCGAGCCTAGCCAGAAAAATCCGAACTTCGGGAACGCCAACAATTATCAAGAGCCGCGGCAGTTCCGCTTCGGCATTCGAGGGAGCTTCTGA
- a CDS encoding CAP domain-containing protein has translation MFRPSALAICLFTAGVASVFGGCSSDKDPSATNDPPNDPPKGDPAGGGSNDGQLGAPPNAPPDGTPDDVELEDGGRSSDARASAPPPPRDAGGPVVTDAGSGAKDAGPSPGPDPAAQVCARWRSDRQERAEGAWSGNVAACNAGDTASPGRANALKLVNLYRWMAALSPVTDDAAKNAKSQQCALMMDANKSLNHSPPTTWKCYSQDGADGAGRSNIATTPGVKAVDLYMSDPGNETTLGHRRWILSKSLGPIGLGSTSNYSCMNVIGGSGNEARPYVAWPPGGPFPSGALKASFSYQLDKTGWSIQSDTIDLSKGTVTITDGGTNMPVTVNVLGANYGSRYAIRMVPNGWTSQKGHTYSVSVSGISQPINYQVQITDCD, from the coding sequence ATGTTTCGTCCTTCAGCACTCGCAATCTGTCTCTTTACCGCCGGCGTGGCCTCGGTGTTCGGCGGCTGTTCCAGCGACAAAGATCCGTCCGCGACCAACGACCCACCGAACGATCCGCCGAAGGGCGATCCGGCGGGTGGAGGCTCGAACGATGGGCAGCTCGGGGCCCCGCCGAACGCGCCGCCCGACGGCACACCGGACGACGTGGAGCTGGAGGATGGAGGTCGAAGCTCGGACGCGCGCGCCTCCGCGCCGCCGCCGCCCCGCGATGCGGGAGGCCCGGTGGTGACCGACGCGGGATCGGGCGCAAAGGACGCGGGCCCCAGCCCCGGCCCCGATCCGGCCGCGCAGGTTTGCGCGCGATGGCGGAGCGATCGGCAGGAGCGCGCAGAGGGCGCGTGGAGCGGCAATGTGGCCGCGTGCAACGCGGGCGACACGGCCTCTCCGGGGCGCGCGAACGCGCTCAAGCTGGTGAACCTCTATCGCTGGATGGCGGCGCTTTCCCCGGTCACCGACGATGCGGCGAAGAACGCGAAGAGCCAGCAGTGCGCGCTCATGATGGACGCGAACAAGTCGCTCAACCACTCGCCGCCCACCACCTGGAAGTGCTATTCGCAAGACGGCGCCGATGGCGCGGGGCGGAGCAACATCGCCACCACCCCGGGGGTGAAGGCCGTGGATCTCTACATGTCGGATCCGGGCAACGAGACGACGCTCGGCCACCGCCGCTGGATCCTCTCGAAGTCGCTCGGGCCCATCGGCCTCGGCTCCACCAGCAACTATTCGTGCATGAACGTCATCGGCGGCAGCGGCAACGAGGCGCGCCCGTACGTGGCGTGGCCGCCGGGGGGGCCCTTCCCTTCCGGCGCCCTCAAGGCGTCGTTCAGCTACCAGCTCGACAAGACGGGGTGGTCGATCCAGAGCGACACCATCGATCTCTCGAAGGGCACCGTCACCATCACCGACGGCGGCACCAACATGCCGGTGACCGTCAACGTCCTGGGCGCGAACTACGGCAGCCGATATGCGATTCGCATGGTGCCCAACGGCTGGACTTCGCAAAAGGGGCACACTTATTCGGTTAGCGTTAGTGGTATATCGCAGCCGATCAATTACCAAGTACAAATTACGGACTGCGATTAG
- the alr gene encoding alanine racemase, translating into MTKTSEPRVLRPRRAAPADAVRLTRAEINLASLRHNLRVVQRHAGQAKIWAVLKADGYGHGAPAVARTLERAGVNGFCVALLEEGIELREAGITAPILVMGGYYGSAQAEVLARGLTPVVYDEAQLEAFARLVRSGEVRGPVDVHVKIDTGMSRLGITLDELPDFAVQLRAYEARNELTVRGLMTHLAQADALSPEETQSQIALFDEATAFLRERGVVPEVRHAANSAAVLRSDIAEADARFDAVRPGIALFGVAPPLITGDEAPRSSPVGELRPVMRVRSEIIDLREIPAGGKVGYGALWRAPRRSRIATIAMGYADGLSRQLSNKGHVLVRGKRAAIVGAVSMDMVMIDVTDHEGVSVRDEAVVLGSQEGPLGRDVISTQEIAGHVGTIAWEVLTSISRRVPRFYREP; encoded by the coding sequence GTGACGAAAACCTCCGAACCACGCGTTCTGCGTCCCCGCCGAGCGGCTCCGGCCGACGCCGTACGGCTCACGAGGGCCGAGATCAACCTCGCGTCCCTCCGTCACAATTTGCGGGTGGTCCAGCGCCACGCGGGCCAAGCGAAGATCTGGGCCGTGCTGAAGGCCGACGGCTACGGACACGGCGCACCCGCGGTGGCGCGCACCTTGGAGCGGGCAGGGGTAAACGGCTTCTGCGTGGCGCTCCTCGAAGAGGGCATCGAGCTGCGCGAGGCCGGCATCACCGCGCCCATTCTGGTCATGGGCGGCTACTACGGCTCGGCGCAGGCCGAGGTGCTCGCGCGCGGCCTGACCCCCGTCGTCTACGACGAAGCGCAGCTCGAGGCGTTCGCGCGCCTGGTGCGCAGCGGGGAGGTGCGAGGGCCGGTCGACGTGCACGTGAAGATCGACACCGGCATGTCACGCCTCGGCATCACCCTGGACGAGCTGCCCGACTTCGCCGTCCAGCTTCGGGCGTACGAAGCGCGAAACGAGCTCACCGTCCGCGGCTTGATGACCCACCTGGCGCAAGCCGACGCGCTCTCGCCCGAGGAGACGCAGTCGCAAATCGCGCTCTTCGACGAAGCCACCGCCTTTTTGCGCGAGCGCGGCGTCGTCCCCGAGGTGCGCCACGCCGCCAACAGCGCGGCCGTCCTCCGCTCGGACATCGCCGAAGCCGATGCGCGCTTCGATGCCGTGCGACCCGGAATTGCGCTCTTCGGGGTGGCTCCGCCGCTCATCACGGGCGACGAGGCTCCGCGCTCCAGCCCCGTCGGCGAGCTTCGCCCGGTGATGCGCGTTCGCTCGGAAATCATCGACCTGCGCGAGATCCCCGCCGGCGGCAAGGTGGGCTACGGCGCCCTCTGGCGGGCGCCCCGGCGCTCGCGCATCGCGACCATCGCCATGGGCTATGCCGATGGGCTCTCGCGGCAGCTCTCGAACAAGGGGCACGTCCTCGTCCGCGGGAAGCGCGCCGCCATCGTCGGCGCCGTATCCATGGATATGGTCATGATCGACGTGACGGATCACGAGGGCGTGAGCGTGCGCGACGAGGCCGTCGTTCTAGGGTCGCAAGAGGGGCCGCTCGGGCGCGACGTGATCTCGACGCAGGAAATTGCCGGGCACGTGGGGACGATCGCGTGGGAGGTGCTCACCTCGATTTCGCGGCGGGTTCCGCGGTTCTATCGGGAGCCGTAG
- a CDS encoding ABC transporter ATP-binding protein/permease — protein sequence MTAAASAHGAAGKNGKNGKPAKKSGRAEEKLRAFHEEDSIGKAYDGRLMRRLVPFVKPHVKFLVLSFMSLGVVTALGLLRPILMGDVVRRAAVNDASGLLRDGIFLSLLVVGTQLTMLAQLYTMQLVGARAMADLRAHIFLFFQRLSLRYFDRTPVGRLVTRASNDVDAVGELFASGVLNSMGDLLSLAGIVVMMLLLDWRLSCIAFAAIPIVGAIVQWVRKRSREAFRDIRAKTARLNAFLNEQVNGISVVQAYGREEATAGEFDAINSAYLDANKRSIYYEATLDAAIEMVSTLCIASVLWWAGVKRLEHAGGVLDPLGVGQAGAPVSFPLVVTFTQYIKQFFEPISMLSQRYTVLQSAMAGAERIFQLLDEKDVEDVRTESGAVAPEGPPEEALSFTDVNFEYKPGVPVLKDVSLFANRGEKIALVGATGAGKSTVASLFLRLYEVTHGHARVFGKDVRSYDRHALREQFSVVPQDVYLFTGTVLSNIAMSDPVPDRAKAERALRRIGAYELFARRKASGVRVGAGGKAGEEDGSGLDARVDERGANFSAGERQLIAFARAVYRDAPILILDEATASVDSDTEAQLQIALEAVMADRTALVIAHRLSTIKAVDRIVVFHKGRIAESGTHEQLLARQGIYARLYRMQYAHERVIAGDGGSKSSLPSTAAASGGSLAE from the coding sequence ATGACCGCCGCGGCCTCGGCCCACGGAGCGGCCGGAAAGAACGGGAAGAACGGCAAGCCCGCGAAGAAGAGCGGGCGCGCCGAAGAGAAGCTGCGCGCGTTCCACGAAGAGGACTCCATCGGAAAGGCCTACGACGGACGCTTGATGCGCCGGCTGGTGCCGTTCGTGAAGCCTCACGTGAAGTTCTTGGTGCTCTCCTTCATGTCGCTCGGCGTGGTGACGGCGCTCGGCCTCTTGCGCCCCATCCTGATGGGCGACGTCGTGCGGCGCGCGGCCGTAAACGACGCGAGCGGCCTCCTTCGCGACGGCATCTTCCTGTCGCTGTTGGTGGTCGGCACGCAATTGACCATGCTCGCGCAGCTCTACACCATGCAGCTGGTGGGCGCCCGCGCGATGGCCGATCTTCGCGCGCACATCTTCCTCTTCTTCCAGCGCCTCTCGCTCCGCTATTTCGACCGCACACCGGTGGGCCGGCTGGTCACGCGCGCCAGCAACGACGTCGACGCGGTGGGCGAGCTCTTTGCGTCGGGCGTGCTCAACTCGATGGGCGATCTCCTGTCGCTGGCGGGCATCGTGGTGATGATGCTCCTGCTCGACTGGCGCCTGTCGTGCATCGCGTTCGCGGCCATCCCCATCGTGGGGGCCATCGTGCAGTGGGTGCGAAAGCGCTCGCGCGAGGCCTTCCGCGACATCCGCGCCAAGACGGCGCGCCTCAACGCCTTCCTCAACGAGCAGGTCAACGGCATCTCGGTGGTGCAAGCGTACGGGCGTGAAGAGGCCACGGCGGGCGAGTTCGACGCCATCAACTCCGCGTACCTCGATGCCAACAAGCGATCCATCTACTACGAAGCCACCTTGGACGCGGCGATCGAGATGGTGAGCACCCTGTGCATCGCCAGCGTCCTCTGGTGGGCGGGGGTCAAGCGCCTGGAGCACGCGGGCGGGGTCCTCGATCCCCTGGGCGTGGGGCAAGCGGGGGCGCCGGTCTCGTTTCCGCTGGTGGTGACGTTCACCCAGTACATCAAGCAATTCTTCGAGCCGATCAGCATGCTCTCGCAGCGCTACACGGTGCTGCAGTCGGCGATGGCCGGCGCCGAGCGCATCTTCCAGCTCCTCGACGAGAAGGACGTGGAGGACGTGCGCACCGAATCGGGCGCCGTCGCGCCCGAGGGGCCCCCCGAGGAGGCGCTGTCATTCACCGATGTGAACTTCGAGTACAAGCCCGGGGTCCCCGTCCTCAAGGACGTGAGCCTGTTCGCCAACCGCGGCGAGAAGATCGCGCTGGTCGGCGCCACCGGCGCGGGCAAGAGCACCGTGGCCAGCCTCTTTTTGCGCCTCTACGAGGTGACCCACGGTCATGCCCGCGTCTTCGGCAAGGACGTGCGCAGCTACGATCGGCACGCGCTGCGCGAACAGTTCTCGGTGGTCCCGCAAGACGTCTATTTGTTCACGGGGACGGTGCTCTCGAACATCGCCATGAGCGATCCCGTCCCCGATCGGGCCAAGGCCGAGCGCGCGCTCCGTCGCATCGGAGCCTACGAGCTCTTCGCGCGGCGCAAGGCCTCGGGGGTGCGCGTGGGCGCGGGCGGCAAAGCCGGCGAGGAAGACGGCTCCGGTCTCGATGCGCGGGTCGACGAGCGCGGCGCGAACTTCAGCGCGGGCGAGCGGCAGCTCATCGCCTTCGCGCGCGCCGTCTACCGCGACGCGCCCATCCTGATCCTCGACGAAGCGACCGCCAGCGTCGACTCGGACACCGAAGCGCAGCTCCAGATCGCGCTCGAGGCGGTGATGGCTGACCGCACGGCGCTGGTCATCGCCCACCGCCTGTCGACCATCAAGGCGGTCGATCGCATCGTGGTCTTTCACAAAGGGCGCATTGCCGAGTCCGGGACGCACGAGCAGCTGCTCGCCCGCCAGGGGATCTATGCGCGTCTGTATCGTATGCAGTATGCACATGAACGGGTGATCGCGGGCGATGGCGGCTCCAAGAGCAGCCTTCCGAGCACGGCAGCGGCGAGCGGCGGCTCTCTCGCGGAGTGA
- a CDS encoding ABC transporter ATP-binding protein/permease, with protein sequence MAANPIDSSNANASNAANVAHAANVTDVTLAGQFRRHMPAYVAGTLVLAAFQLAMNRIDWLAKASIDRIFSDHPEDAWKPSVLMLGLAVFAFATRVASRLFVFNAGRNVEYELRALLLARLHRLGTAFYRKMSSGEIMSRSTGDLAQVRLLFGFGVLNVVNVVFAFGSAFQVMVAISGKLTLAAFVTLPLTVLMTRTFSRRMFERTRSTQEALGRLSDSLQTNLAGVRVVRSFALETRELHRFQKVNREYLEASLALARTRGLIMPLLGAASAAGILVFFWYGGTLLLRGPADGGITKGDFFAFQLALGRMTWPVIALGFSLSIVQRGRVSFDRLKEIFDAKPEVTDGPLPAPAESKGAITITGLGFEYDTRKVLDGVSFEVPAGKSVAIVGRTGSGKSTLAMLLARLLPTPRGAVFIDGHDVCDLPVSFVRQTVGYAQQDAFLFSTTVARNIGFSLDDPDAPEAMETVRDAAREAQVLEEALSLPEQFDTVVGERGVQLSGGQKQRVALARALSWGPRILVLDDPLSAVDAKTEAAILQAIERQAKARTVVLITHRVAAAARCDSIVVLDQGRVVERGTHEELLRTQGIYAAFAEEQKMAHELEEIELEPPSLTPSPIGRAEVA encoded by the coding sequence ATGGCGGCCAATCCCATCGATTCATCGAATGCAAACGCGTCGAACGCGGCCAATGTGGCCCACGCGGCCAATGTGACGGATGTGACCCTCGCCGGACAGTTCCGGCGCCACATGCCCGCGTACGTCGCGGGCACCCTGGTGCTCGCCGCGTTTCAGCTGGCCATGAACCGCATCGATTGGCTCGCCAAGGCGTCCATCGACCGCATCTTCAGCGATCACCCCGAGGACGCGTGGAAGCCGTCGGTGTTGATGCTGGGGCTCGCGGTCTTCGCGTTCGCCACCCGCGTGGCGAGCCGGCTCTTCGTCTTCAACGCCGGGCGCAACGTGGAATACGAGCTGCGCGCGCTCTTGCTCGCGCGCCTTCACCGCCTGGGCACCGCCTTCTATCGAAAGATGTCGTCGGGCGAGATCATGAGCCGCTCGACGGGGGATCTGGCCCAAGTGCGCCTCCTCTTCGGCTTCGGCGTGCTCAATGTGGTGAACGTCGTCTTCGCCTTCGGCAGCGCGTTCCAGGTCATGGTGGCCATCTCCGGCAAGCTCACCCTGGCCGCCTTCGTCACCTTGCCGCTCACCGTTCTCATGACGCGCACCTTCTCGCGCCGCATGTTCGAGCGCACGCGCAGCACCCAGGAGGCGCTGGGCAGGCTCTCCGACTCGCTCCAAACGAACCTGGCCGGCGTGCGCGTGGTGCGCAGCTTCGCCTTGGAGACGCGCGAGCTCCATCGCTTCCAGAAGGTGAACCGCGAGTACCTGGAGGCGAGCCTGGCGCTGGCCCGCACGCGCGGCCTCATCATGCCCCTCTTGGGCGCCGCCAGCGCCGCGGGCATCCTGGTCTTCTTCTGGTACGGCGGCACCTTGCTCCTTCGCGGACCCGCCGACGGCGGCATCACCAAGGGCGACTTCTTCGCGTTCCAGCTCGCCCTCGGCCGCATGACATGGCCGGTGATCGCCCTCGGCTTCTCGCTCTCGATCGTGCAGCGCGGGCGCGTTTCGTTCGATCGCCTCAAGGAGATCTTCGACGCGAAGCCCGAGGTGACCGACGGCCCGCTCCCCGCGCCGGCGGAGAGCAAGGGCGCGATCACCATCACGGGCCTCGGCTTCGAGTACGACACGCGCAAGGTCCTGGACGGCGTGAGCTTCGAGGTGCCGGCCGGAAAGAGCGTGGCCATCGTCGGGCGCACCGGCTCCGGAAAGTCCACCTTGGCCATGCTCCTGGCGCGCCTGCTCCCCACCCCCCGCGGCGCCGTCTTCATCGACGGCCACGACGTCTGCGATCTCCCCGTCTCCTTCGTGCGCCAAACCGTGGGGTACGCGCAACAAGACGCCTTTTTGTTCTCCACCACCGTCGCGCGCAACATCGGCTTCTCCCTCGACGATCCCGACGCCCCCGAGGCGATGGAGACGGTCCGCGACGCCGCGCGTGAGGCGCAGGTGCTCGAGGAGGCGCTCTCGCTGCCCGAGCAGTTCGACACCGTGGTGGGCGAGCGCGGGGTGCAGCTCTCGGGCGGGCAGAAGCAGCGCGTGGCCCTGGCGCGCGCGCTCTCGTGGGGGCCTCGAATTTTGGTGCTCGACGATCCCCTGAGCGCGGTGGACGCGAAGACCGAGGCCGCTATTTTGCAGGCCATCGAGCGGCAGGCCAAGGCGCGCACGGTGGTGCTCATCACCCACCGGGTGGCGGCGGCGGCCCGCTGTGATTCCATCGTCGTCCTCGATCAAGGCCGGGTGGTCGAGCGCGGCACGCACGAGGAGTTGTTGCGCACCCAAGGAATTTACGCGGCCTTCGCCGAGGAGCAAAAGATGGCGCACGAGCTGGAGGAGATCGAGCTCGAGCCCCCTTCGCTCACGCCTTCGCCCATCGGGCGCGCGGAGGTCGCATGA
- a CDS encoding KOW motif-containing protein — MKDTGAEPNRRSDSQPASALEGAKKSSEGATLDLRSADFESLAPTQRGSSLASQAAPKTNLVPLRSRMVAWARRIAARLSELGIEVEATWSDEEPIVRQGEAGAEQPPKTATASILFHAPVRKNAILALRLQAHVVEVSIEIYPSVHARAVSEEIARLFDALPDQFSLGGIEKIQDETRIPTREASANDVRALLEGEGSPRAAADPRPGGLARAAADFRRRGLWLGWSVPRDLVLKHAALVGEQLGDAVMALAPVFALVTETAVRPDSFASGASLGALARASGAAAARGRSRPSLPASSARTRGRPLAPLEKGSVVRVLSGPFVGKTGVVQELDGRGAAKVMLGLLATRVDVGDLALSKDGPNRPILSSSHRRPLGAR; from the coding sequence ATGAAAGACACTGGGGCGGAGCCGAACCGGCGGAGCGATAGCCAGCCGGCATCGGCGCTCGAGGGAGCCAAAAAATCGTCCGAGGGCGCGACCCTCGATCTGCGGTCGGCGGACTTCGAGTCGCTCGCCCCCACCCAACGTGGCTCATCGCTGGCATCGCAAGCCGCGCCCAAAACGAACCTCGTTCCGCTTCGGTCGCGCATGGTGGCCTGGGCCCGAAGGATCGCGGCGCGCCTGTCCGAGCTTGGTATCGAGGTGGAAGCAACGTGGTCGGACGAGGAGCCAATCGTGCGGCAGGGCGAGGCCGGCGCCGAGCAGCCGCCAAAAACGGCGACCGCGTCCATCCTCTTTCACGCCCCCGTTCGCAAGAACGCCATCTTGGCCTTGAGGCTCCAGGCCCATGTTGTCGAAGTGAGCATCGAGATCTATCCATCGGTCCATGCACGCGCCGTGTCCGAGGAGATCGCCCGTCTTTTCGACGCGCTCCCCGATCAGTTTTCCCTCGGTGGAATTGAAAAAATCCAGGATGAAACCCGCATCCCCACGCGCGAGGCGAGCGCAAACGACGTCCGAGCACTGTTGGAGGGCGAAGGCTCGCCCCGGGCGGCAGCCGATCCTCGACCTGGGGGTCTGGCGCGCGCCGCGGCGGACTTTCGCCGCCGAGGTCTGTGGCTGGGGTGGTCGGTCCCGCGCGATCTCGTCCTCAAACACGCCGCGCTGGTCGGCGAGCAGCTCGGCGACGCGGTGATGGCCCTCGCCCCCGTGTTCGCGCTGGTGACCGAAACCGCCGTGCGCCCCGATTCGTTCGCGTCGGGTGCGTCGCTGGGGGCGCTCGCGCGCGCGTCGGGCGCGGCCGCAGCACGTGGCCGTTCGCGGCCTTCGCTGCCGGCTTCCTCGGCGCGCACGCGCGGCCGGCCGCTCGCGCCGCTGGAGAAAGGCTCGGTCGTGCGCGTTCTTTCGGGACCGTTCGTCGGAAAGACCGGCGTGGTTCAAGAGCTCGATGGACGCGGCGCCGCCAAGGTCATGTTGGGTCTTTTGGCGACCCGGGTCGATGTGGGAGACCTTGCCCTTTCCAAGGACGGCCCCAATCGTCCCATTCTTTCGTCTTCGCACCGAAGACCCCTCGGCGCGCGCTGA